A genomic window from Leptolyngbya sp. BL0902 includes:
- a CDS encoding efflux RND transporter permease subunit, which produces MTQSPLSPQRFSISGLAIRRHIGTLMLGLTVFVMGFFITSQLPVDLLPSITYPRIGLRGSAPGLSPVVAVDEVTRPLEEALATTEGVVQIYSQTREGQISIDLFFEPGGDIDQALNDATATLNRARGTLPDSVETPRLFKFDPSQLPVYEMALTSDRLSSQELRIFAEEELERELQQVPGVANTDVSGGVEEQVQVNVDLPRLQAVGLGLNDVIAALRERNQDVSGGRLRGGEAETLTRLVGRFTSAAELETLPITVPGTNPPRQVFLRDVATIQDDTEEQRVFVTLNGQPAVKVSVQKQPAANTVDVVDGVKAKLAEMQQAGQMPDGMDMTATLDESRFIRNSIQNVAVAGLTGATLAAITVLLFLGSLRQTLIIVLAIPLASLAALIMMGLFGLSLNVFSLGGLALGVGIVVDNSIVMLENIAQRAEMMERSPLKGRFRQQEALFQAEASSRELESALLASTTTNLVAVLPFLLIGGFISLIFNELILTVSFSVAASLAVALTIVPALSARMLMGRPTPSLQNVGPFRWFNQQLEGVTLGYSRFLGHVLRHRLWVIALALLVFGGSSLWMVQRIPQEILPSINTGQARVFVQFPAGTTVEANRRVMQAVDEVLLSQPETAYVFTTAGGFLFGSNTSANPLRGSSTISLQPGSNTAAYVERVNRELSQLPLVGTLIRVSQETVRGLVLSNSPVRADVDLGLQGDDPQALALAGRQLVAALGEQATLARYRPDGEAPQDELQILPDWGRATDLGLSATDLGATIQTALNGSVPTQLQRGNRLVDIQVQLTPGTVQQSAQLLDIPLVSRTGQRVQLGDIATVALAPAPGEIQRINRRQVFLVAGSLSEGASLGAALAEADAIFDQLELPPGVTRLPSAAAATNDGLQQSLAVLGALATFLVFVVMAVQYNSLIDPLVIMLTVPLALAGGILGLFATQTAIGATVVVGAVLLVGIVVNNAIIMVELANQIYNDTGCSRQQAILQAAPRRLRPILMTTVTTVLGLFPLALGIGEGSEFLQPLGVVVFSGLSLATVLTLFIIPCFYTLLHGDLGRGRGRGEVLTVEKRLDPPEPITPAELPLP; this is translated from the coding sequence CAGCCAGTTGCCCGTGGATTTGCTGCCGTCAATTACCTATCCGCGCATTGGTCTGCGGGGAAGCGCTCCGGGGTTGTCGCCCGTGGTGGCGGTGGATGAGGTGACGCGCCCCCTAGAAGAAGCCCTAGCAACGACGGAAGGGGTGGTGCAGATTTATTCCCAAACCCGCGAAGGCCAGATCAGTATTGACCTGTTTTTTGAACCGGGCGGCGATATCGATCAAGCCCTCAACGACGCCACCGCAACCTTAAACCGCGCCCGTGGCACTTTGCCCGACAGTGTTGAAACACCGCGCCTGTTCAAGTTTGATCCCTCCCAGCTTCCGGTCTACGAAATGGCGCTGACCTCGGATCGGCTGAGTTCCCAGGAACTGCGGATCTTTGCCGAAGAGGAACTAGAGCGGGAACTGCAACAGGTGCCCGGAGTGGCCAACACCGATGTCTCCGGTGGCGTGGAGGAGCAGGTGCAGGTGAATGTGGATTTGCCTCGGCTGCAAGCGGTGGGTTTGGGCCTGAATGACGTGATTGCGGCCCTGCGGGAGCGCAACCAGGATGTCTCCGGCGGACGACTGCGGGGGGGCGAGGCGGAAACCCTGACCCGACTGGTGGGACGCTTTACCTCGGCGGCGGAACTGGAAACGTTGCCGATTACCGTTCCCGGCACCAACCCGCCCCGGCAGGTGTTTTTGCGGGATGTGGCCACCATTCAGGACGACACCGAGGAACAGCGGGTATTTGTCACCCTCAATGGCCAGCCAGCGGTGAAGGTGAGTGTGCAAAAGCAGCCCGCCGCCAACACCGTGGATGTGGTGGATGGGGTGAAGGCCAAGCTAGCGGAAATGCAGCAGGCAGGCCAAATGCCCGACGGCATGGACATGACCGCCACCCTAGACGAGTCGCGCTTTATCCGTAATTCCATCCAAAATGTGGCCGTCGCGGGGCTAACCGGGGCCACCCTGGCGGCGATTACAGTGCTGCTATTTTTGGGTTCCCTGCGCCAAACCTTGATTATTGTGCTGGCGATTCCCCTGGCGTCCCTAGCCGCTCTGATCATGATGGGGCTGTTTGGCCTGTCGCTGAATGTGTTTAGCCTGGGCGGCTTGGCTCTGGGGGTGGGTATTGTGGTAGATAACTCCATCGTCATGCTGGAGAACATTGCCCAGCGGGCCGAAATGATGGAGCGCTCCCCCCTGAAGGGCCGTTTTCGCCAGCAGGAAGCCCTGTTCCAAGCCGAGGCCAGTAGCCGCGAACTCGAATCCGCACTCCTAGCTTCGACAACGACAAACCTAGTGGCGGTGCTGCCCTTTCTGCTGATTGGCGGCTTCATTTCCCTGATTTTTAACGAACTGATTTTGACCGTCAGCTTCTCGGTGGCGGCGTCCTTGGCCGTGGCCCTCACCATCGTCCCGGCCCTATCCGCCCGGATGTTGATGGGACGCCCCACCCCGTCACTGCAAAATGTGGGGCCGTTTCGGTGGTTTAACCAGCAATTGGAGGGCGTTACCCTGGGCTACAGCCGCTTTTTGGGTCACGTTTTGCGCCATCGCCTTTGGGTGATTGCCTTGGCCCTGCTGGTGTTTGGCGGCAGCAGCCTGTGGATGGTGCAGCGCATTCCCCAGGAAATTTTGCCCAGCATCAACACAGGCCAAGCCCGTGTCTTCGTCCAATTTCCAGCGGGCACCACCGTGGAGGCCAATCGGCGGGTGATGCAGGCGGTGGATGAGGTGCTGCTGTCCCAGCCCGAAACGGCCTACGTCTTCACCACGGCGGGGGGCTTCCTGTTTGGCAGCAACACCAGCGCCAACCCCCTGCGCGGCAGCAGCACCATCAGCCTGCAACCGGGCAGCAACACCGCCGCCTATGTGGAGCGAGTCAACCGCGAACTGAGCCAACTGCCCCTGGTGGGCACCCTGATTCGGGTTAGCCAAGAAACCGTGCGCGGCCTGGTGCTCAGCAATTCCCCGGTGCGGGCCGATGTGGACTTGGGGCTTCAGGGTGACGATCCCCAAGCCCTGGCCCTGGCCGGACGGCAGTTGGTTGCGGCCCTCGGTGAGCAAGCCACCCTCGCCCGCTATCGCCCCGACGGTGAAGCGCCCCAGGATGAGCTCCAAATCTTGCCCGATTGGGGGCGGGCGACGGACTTGGGCCTTTCGGCCACGGATCTGGGGGCGACGATTCAAACGGCGCTGAATGGATCAGTACCCACCCAGCTTCAGCGGGGCAATCGCCTGGTGGATATCCAGGTGCAGCTCACCCCCGGCACTGTGCAGCAATCGGCCCAACTGCTGGATATTCCCCTGGTCTCCCGCACCGGACAGCGGGTGCAACTGGGCGACATTGCCACCGTAGCCCTCGCCCCCGCTCCGGGGGAAATTCAGCGCATCAACCGACGGCAGGTGTTTCTGGTGGCGGGTAGCCTCTCCGAAGGGGCCAGCCTCGGTGCCGCCCTGGCCGAAGCCGATGCCATCTTTGACCAGTTGGAACTGCCCCCCGGCGTCACCCGTCTGCCCAGTGCCGCCGCCGCCACCAACGATGGCCTTCAGCAGTCCCTCGCCGTCCTCGGTGCCCTGGCCACCTTCCTGGTGTTTGTGGTGATGGCGGTGCAGTACAACTCCCTGATCGACCCGCTGGTGATTATGCTGACGGTTCCCCTAGCCCTAGCGGGGGGGATTTTGGGCCTATTTGCGACCCAAACCGCCATTGGGGCAACCGTGGTGGTGGGTGCCGTGCTGCTGGTGGGCATCGTGGTCAACAACGCCATCATCATGGTGGAATTGGCCAACCAGATTTACAACGACACCGGATGCTCCCGCCAGCAGGCGATTCTGCAAGCGGCTCCCCGCCGTCTGCGCCCGATTTTGATGACCACCGTCACCACGGTACTGGGCCTGTTCCCCTTGGCCCTAGGCATCGGCGAAGGCTCAGAATTTCTGCAACCCCTGGGCGTGGTGGTGTTCTCCGGCCTCTCCCTGGCCACGGTGTTGACCCTGTTCATCATCCCCTGCTTCTACACCCTGCTCCACGGCGATCTAGGCCGGGGCCGAGGCCGGGGCGAAGTCCTAACCGTAGAAAAGCGCCTCGATCCCCCCGAACCCATCACCCCAGCGGAATTGCCCCTGCCCTAG
- a CDS encoding DUF924 family protein, producing MDDVLTFWFKDLQPQQWWAADPAFDAQLRERFWDLLQRAAAGELWPWRATAAGRLAEIIVLDQFSRNIYRQTPQAFAQDGMALVLAQEAVAAGALADLADPMERAFLLMPYMHSESKPIHAQAEPLFQEHTPADNLDFERRHRAIIDRFGRYPHRNAILGRASTEEELEFLKQPGSRF from the coding sequence ATGGATGATGTGCTGACCTTTTGGTTCAAAGATCTTCAGCCCCAGCAATGGTGGGCAGCGGATCCCGCTTTCGATGCCCAGCTCAGGGAACGCTTTTGGGATCTCCTGCAACGGGCGGCGGCGGGAGAATTATGGCCTTGGCGGGCCACCGCTGCCGGACGCTTGGCGGAAATTATCGTCCTCGACCAGTTTTCTCGCAATATCTATCGCCAGACCCCCCAGGCTTTTGCCCAGGACGGCATGGCGCTGGTGCTAGCCCAGGAGGCCGTAGCCGCCGGAGCCCTGGCCGATCTGGCCGATCCAATGGAACGTGCCTTCTTACTCATGCCCTACATGCACAGCGAGTCGAAGCCCATCCACGCCCAGGCCGAACCCCTGTTTCAGGAGCATACCCCTGCCGACAACCTAGACTTTGAGCGCCGACATCGGGCCATTATTGACCGATTTGGCCGCTATCCCCACCGCAATGCCATCCTGGGACGGGCTTCTACCGAGGAGGAACTTGAGTTTCTCAAGCAGCCCGGATCTCGCTTTTAA
- a CDS encoding succinylglutamate desuccinylase/aspartoacylase family protein: MTSTFPLSPPSFQTQYTNDQIQGIAVVSQLAVADLEPSRTHRFYFQGVQMGTGQHWYVPVMVAKGNRPGPCVGLVAGVHGDEVSSFRAVQRIMAQLDPSTMAGSVLATLGVSRPAVEYTQSWWPTAQGGGTSYDPNRLWPGDEQGDTAPSRHAGLLWNRLFRPNVDLAMDYHTVTTGSDFTLFLYADLRQPAVRQMAELFPVDQVMDDPGIDGTLETAFVTAGIPAMTVEIGPPRRFDADKIDRAVEGSLNVLKHHGVIPGPLGRTAADRGAVFGNAMASIRATQGGFLELLVDLNAPVTQEQRVALQLNAFGDVVAEYHSPVAGVVAIVARDALCEPGSRVMQILYRQD, translated from the coding sequence ATGACTTCTACCTTTCCTCTGTCCCCCCCATCGTTCCAAACCCAGTACACCAACGACCAAATCCAGGGCATTGCCGTCGTCAGCCAACTGGCCGTGGCGGATCTGGAGCCCAGCCGAACCCATCGCTTTTACTTTCAGGGGGTGCAGATGGGCACCGGGCAGCATTGGTACGTCCCGGTGATGGTGGCAAAGGGGAATCGCCCTGGCCCCTGCGTGGGCTTGGTGGCGGGAGTCCATGGCGATGAGGTGAGTTCCTTTCGGGCCGTGCAGCGGATTATGGCGCAGTTAGACCCGTCAACCATGGCGGGTTCGGTCTTGGCGACCCTGGGGGTATCGCGTCCGGCGGTGGAATATACCCAGTCTTGGTGGCCCACGGCCCAAGGGGGCGGCACCTCCTACGACCCCAACCGCCTATGGCCTGGGGATGAACAGGGCGACACCGCCCCCAGCCGCCATGCGGGGTTGCTGTGGAATCGGCTGTTTCGGCCCAATGTGGATCTGGCGATGGACTATCACACCGTCACCACAGGCAGCGACTTCACCCTCTTTCTCTACGCCGATTTGCGCCAGCCAGCGGTGCGCCAGATGGCGGAACTGTTCCCGGTCGATCAGGTGATGGATGACCCAGGGATCGACGGTACCCTGGAGACCGCCTTTGTCACCGCCGGGATTCCAGCCATGACCGTGGAAATTGGCCCCCCTCGACGCTTTGATGCCGACAAAATTGACCGGGCGGTGGAGGGCAGCCTCAACGTCCTCAAGCACCACGGGGTAATCCCTGGCCCCCTGGGTCGCACCGCTGCCGATAGGGGCGCGGTTTTTGGTAATGCCATGGCATCTATTCGGGCCACCCAGGGCGGATTTTTGGAACTCCTGGTGGATCTCAACGCCCCAGTCACGCAAGAGCAGCGGGTAGCCCTTCAACTCAATGCCTTTGGGGATGTGGTGGCCGAGTATCATAGCCCCGTAGCGGGGGTTGTGGCCATTGTGGCACGGGATGCCCTCTGTGAACCCGGTTCGCGGGTGATGCAAATTTTGTATCGCCAGGATTAA
- a CDS encoding HdeD family acid-resistance protein produces MSANLLPPTEIKKATNWVIGLSIVLVILGTLAIFSPLFASAFFVLMLGWISLISGIIMIIQSFQADPVRGRWLTLVVGLFYSLAGLFIIFNTTKSVAILTLSFGILFIAEGITTIGMGFTNRVGQSMSWLVVLNGIITLILGILVINGWPSTAFWFIGTYVGISILFSGMSLLAAALAARKAMADSPASPAVSDAE; encoded by the coding sequence ATGTCTGCAAATTTGCTGCCCCCAACAGAAATCAAAAAAGCCACAAACTGGGTGATTGGCCTGAGTATTGTGCTGGTGATTCTGGGAACGTTAGCTATTTTTTCACCTCTGTTCGCCTCTGCCTTTTTCGTCCTTATGCTGGGCTGGATCAGCCTGATTAGCGGCATCATCATGATTATCCAGTCATTTCAGGCCGATCCTGTGCGCGGACGCTGGCTCACACTGGTGGTAGGGCTATTCTACAGTTTGGCAGGGCTATTCATCATTTTTAATACTACAAAAAGCGTTGCTATCCTCACCCTCAGCTTTGGCATTTTGTTCATTGCTGAAGGTATCACGACCATTGGGATGGGATTTACCAATCGGGTAGGGCAGTCGATGTCCTGGCTGGTGGTGCTCAACGGAATTATCACCCTCATTTTGGGGATCTTAGTCATTAATGGCTGGCCCTCCACCGCCTTCTGGTTCATTGGCACCTATGTCGGTATCAGCATTTTATTTAGCGGGATGTCCCTACTGGCTGCGGCCCTCGCCGCCCGAAAAGCCATGGCAGACTCTCCGGCTAGCCCAGCGGTCAGCGATGCCGAGTAA
- a CDS encoding GGDEF and EAL domain-containing protein has product MAWLCRYMPKTIRGQLRLGFGVILILHGLSAVIGYSSLQRLRYHSQTTLNQAHQVRELSLRLQRNFLLARRAEREYFDRWRQGEDPRRSQHYIETNEQYLARARENLTDLKELTAKDADFAPSFALLAALFENYEMAFQGTIQQVSGDGVHHNLYPKLRSLAEAIAATENPTLEVQLWQLLAQQQAYMSTHNPAYLSDLQRSLDQADRALAQPLGAGWTAENRALAQTYLASMRSLLLLDQQVQVSRIVSSNINRDIDQILDEIGQQAQERSDYARQALARTAHQSSAALVVTALSALGLAVGASVLLGRRIIQPLDQLVAAAERIARQDLDQPLELTGEDEFAAVADAFNHMATQVRSTLANLEQRVEERTEALAQANQALQEQTQSLAVALQRLGHSEANYRLLVDHLQAGVIVHAPDTTITMCNRMGSQLLGFPVEDILGQGALEPTWPLMDESGTLIPVEQYPVNRVLATGRPMENQLVGIRHSEQPEDCTWALINAFPTFDEQQQINQVVVTFIDISDRKLAEEELRHQALHDALTGLPNRTLFTERLDWALERAKRYPDQQFAVLFIDLDRFKVINDSLGHLVGDQLLIQIAQVLLRHIRSADTVARLGGDEFVILLESIATVTEVIQVVERIQTDMKAPFTVMGHTIFTSASLGVALGSPKYQRGDDLLRDADNAMYRAKARGPSSDYEIFNPAMHESAIQLFEMETHLRQALERQEFVLHYQPIVHLASQTLVGFEALVRWQHPQRGLVAPIDFIPLAEETGLMVPLSDWIFETACRQMATWQQRRSSTQSLRVNVNVAAAQFEQPEFPDYVAAMLGRTGLPATSLGLEVTESMLLSHGELVLSTLSTLQRMGVSISIDDFGTGYSSLSYLKRFPIDTLKIDQSFVENIDIDHDDVSIVTAIIQIAKSLGMAVVAEGVETKFQAQRLRELNCDAIQGFLVARSLTADQAETLIQTYAAVSSR; this is encoded by the coding sequence ATGGCTTGGCTCTGCCGATATATGCCCAAAACCATTCGCGGTCAGCTACGGCTGGGGTTTGGGGTGATTTTGATTCTCCACGGCCTGAGTGCAGTGATTGGCTACAGCAGCTTGCAGCGGCTGCGCTACCACAGCCAAACCACCCTCAACCAGGCTCACCAAGTGCGGGAACTGAGCCTGCGGCTGCAACGGAATTTTCTGCTGGCCCGTCGGGCCGAACGGGAATATTTTGATCGCTGGCGACAGGGGGAGGATCCCCGGCGCAGTCAGCACTATATCGAAACCAACGAGCAGTATCTAGCACGGGCAAGGGAAAACCTCACCGATCTGAAGGAATTAACCGCAAAAGACGCCGATTTTGCCCCCTCCTTTGCGCTTTTAGCTGCGCTCTTTGAAAACTATGAGATGGCCTTCCAAGGCACCATCCAGCAGGTGAGCGGCGATGGGGTTCACCACAACCTCTACCCCAAGCTGCGGTCGCTGGCCGAGGCGATAGCCGCGACCGAAAACCCAACCCTAGAGGTTCAGTTGTGGCAACTGTTGGCTCAGCAGCAAGCCTACATGAGTACCCACAACCCGGCCTACCTCAGCGATCTTCAGCGCAGCTTAGACCAGGCTGATCGGGCCCTGGCCCAACCCCTTGGGGCGGGGTGGACGGCGGAAAACCGAGCCCTTGCCCAGACCTACCTGGCAAGTATGAGATCGCTGCTGCTGCTAGACCAACAGGTGCAGGTGAGCCGCATTGTATCGAGCAATATCAACCGCGACATTGACCAAATTCTGGACGAGATCGGCCAGCAGGCCCAGGAACGATCAGACTATGCCCGCCAAGCCCTGGCTCGCACCGCTCACCAAAGCAGTGCGGCTCTGGTGGTAACGGCCCTGAGTGCCCTGGGCCTGGCGGTGGGGGCCAGTGTGCTGCTGGGGCGGCGGATTATCCAGCCCCTCGATCAACTGGTGGCGGCGGCAGAACGCATTGCCCGACAAGATCTCGATCAGCCCCTGGAACTGACCGGGGAGGACGAATTTGCAGCGGTGGCCGATGCCTTTAACCATATGGCTACCCAGGTACGATCTACCCTGGCCAACCTAGAGCAGCGGGTGGAGGAACGCACCGAAGCCCTGGCCCAGGCCAACCAAGCCCTTCAGGAACAGACCCAATCGCTAGCGGTGGCGCTGCAACGGTTGGGCCACAGCGAAGCCAACTATCGCCTGCTGGTGGATCATCTGCAAGCGGGGGTGATCGTCCATGCGCCGGATACCACCATCACCATGTGCAATCGCATGGGGTCGCAGCTCCTAGGATTCCCTGTGGAAGACATTTTGGGCCAAGGGGCACTGGAACCCACCTGGCCCCTGATGGACGAAAGCGGCACCCTCATTCCGGTGGAACAGTATCCGGTCAACCGAGTCTTGGCGACGGGGCGACCCATGGAAAATCAACTGGTCGGCATTCGTCATTCTGAACAGCCCGAGGACTGCACCTGGGCCTTAATCAACGCCTTCCCCACCTTTGATGAACAGCAACAGATTAACCAAGTGGTCGTCACCTTTATTGACATCAGCGACCGTAAACTAGCCGAAGAGGAACTACGCCACCAAGCCCTCCACGATGCCCTCACCGGACTCCCCAACCGCACCTTGTTCACCGAACGGCTTGATTGGGCGCTGGAGCGGGCCAAGCGCTACCCCGATCAGCAATTTGCGGTGCTGTTTATTGATCTCGACCGCTTCAAGGTGATCAACGACAGCCTGGGCCACCTGGTAGGGGATCAGTTGTTGATTCAGATTGCCCAGGTATTGCTGCGCCACATTCGCAGTGCCGACACCGTGGCCCGTTTAGGCGGGGACGAGTTTGTGATTTTGCTGGAATCCATTGCCACCGTCACCGAGGTGATCCAGGTGGTCGAGCGCATCCAAACCGACATGAAAGCCCCCTTTACGGTGATGGGGCACACTATTTTCACCTCTGCCAGCCTGGGCGTGGCCCTGGGCAGCCCCAAATACCAGCGGGGCGACGACCTGCTGCGCGACGCCGACAATGCCATGTATCGAGCCAAGGCCAGGGGGCCGTCCTCAGACTACGAAATTTTCAACCCTGCCATGCACGAAAGCGCAATCCAGCTTTTTGAAATGGAAACCCACCTGCGCCAAGCCCTAGAACGGCAGGAATTTGTGCTGCACTATCAGCCTATTGTGCATTTGGCCAGCCAAACCCTGGTGGGCTTCGAGGCTCTGGTGCGCTGGCAGCATCCCCAGCGGGGCCTCGTTGCCCCCATCGACTTCATCCCTCTGGCCGAAGAAACTGGGCTGATGGTGCCCCTCAGTGATTGGATTTTTGAAACCGCCTGTCGGCAGATGGCCACCTGGCAACAACGGCGATCTTCGACCCAATCCCTGCGGGTGAATGTCAACGTTGCCGCCGCCCAATTTGAACAGCCTGAATTTCCTGACTATGTTGCCGCTATGCTGGGGCGCACCGGGCTGCCTGCCACCAGCCTGGGCCTAGAAGTCACCGAAAGTATGCTGCTCAGCCACGGAGAATTGGTGCTAAGTACCCTATCCACCCTGCAACGGATGGGCGTCAGCATCAGTATTGATGACTTTGGTACGGGCTACTCGTCCCTCAGCTACCTCAAGCGGTTTCCCATCGACACCCTCAAAATTGACCAGTCCTTTGTCGAAAATATCGACATTGACCACGATGACGTCAGTATCGTCACCGCCATTATTCAAATCGCCAAATCCCTCGGTATGGCGGTTGTGGCTGAAGGTGTGGAAACCAAATTCCAAGCCCAGCGCCTGCGGGAACTGAACTGCGACGCCATCCAGGGTTTTCTCGTCGCTCGATCCCTCACCGCTGACCAGGCCGAAACCTTGATCCAAACCTACGCAGCTGTCTCCAGTCGCTAG
- a CDS encoding extracellular solute-binding protein, whose product MPDPWDRFGAFPRRHLLKLALASGLLPSLATSCHPPALPPVVDEPEEDSTQPNGEMGRQFAGTALHLLLNDHPWTTGLRPHLGEFEAITGMTLNLEVVPESDYFTEMEAALHREGSDVDVFFLPMDSTAYRLWQRDCLQPLTPFIHDPTLTARDYNLYDFPEGFRQTAMFPPGDEGAALFGIPATVEVYILFYNQRLVNRFLDGRVPQTMVELVQAASQINASGEAVGMVLRGVPADTIIDTVTGVVLNEWGNDPTPLPFNLWFDGDWSRPRMTDPRIVAGLTTYANLMRAGPPTIKQMDWAEATDLFRAGKAAFYIDASLFGPSFEDPVTSAIAGDVGYAGLPLGQGQSLTGHWLWGLGIPKTSPQPSAAWLFIQWATSAAMEAKIAVATGGAPRFSSWLTPSVYTEAMDLNYALTVQTAMRTSRPTVVLHPQWNRVAMAITNAIHRIYDGEDPRIAADQLQATALQYLAQATEVR is encoded by the coding sequence ATGCCAGATCCCTGGGATCGTTTTGGGGCTTTTCCCCGTCGGCACCTGCTGAAGCTGGCGCTGGCGTCGGGTTTGCTGCCCAGCCTAGCGACAAGTTGTCATCCGCCTGCTCTGCCTCCCGTGGTTGATGAGCCCGAGGAAGACTCTACGCAACCCAATGGGGAGATGGGGCGGCAATTTGCGGGAACGGCGCTGCATCTCTTGTTGAATGATCATCCCTGGACGACCGGACTGCGCCCCCACTTGGGCGAGTTTGAGGCGATAACAGGGATGACCCTGAACCTTGAAGTGGTGCCAGAGTCGGACTATTTTACCGAGATGGAAGCGGCTCTCCATCGCGAGGGATCGGATGTTGATGTGTTCTTCTTGCCGATGGACTCCACCGCCTATCGCCTCTGGCAAAGGGACTGTCTCCAACCCCTGACCCCTTTCATCCACGACCCTACCCTCACCGCCCGCGACTACAACCTCTACGATTTTCCAGAGGGCTTTCGGCAGACGGCGATGTTTCCCCCCGGTGATGAGGGTGCTGCGTTGTTTGGGATCCCGGCCACGGTGGAGGTCTACATCCTGTTTTACAACCAGCGACTGGTCAATCGCTTTTTGGATGGGCGAGTGCCCCAAACCATGGTGGAACTGGTGCAAGCCGCCAGCCAAATCAATGCCAGCGGAGAGGCGGTGGGCATGGTGCTGCGGGGTGTGCCCGCCGACACGATTATTGATACGGTGACGGGGGTTGTGCTGAATGAGTGGGGCAATGATCCTACGCCGCTGCCCTTTAACCTCTGGTTTGACGGCGACTGGAGCCGCCCCCGCATGACCGACCCGCGTATTGTGGCCGGGTTGACCACCTATGCCAACCTGATGCGGGCTGGGCCACCCACCATTAAACAGATGGACTGGGCCGAGGCCACCGACCTGTTCCGCGCTGGAAAAGCCGCCTTTTACATTGACGCCAGCCTGTTTGGCCCCAGTTTTGAAGATCCTGTCACCTCTGCCATTGCTGGAGATGTGGGCTATGCAGGGCTGCCCCTAGGGCAGGGCCAAAGCCTGACGGGCCACTGGCTTTGGGGGCTAGGAATCCCGAAAACATCACCCCAGCCCTCGGCGGCTTGGTTATTTATCCAGTGGGCAACCAGTGCCGCCATGGAGGCCAAAATTGCCGTAGCCACCGGGGGGGCACCGCGCTTTTCCAGTTGGTTGACGCCGTCGGTCTACACCGAAGCCATGGATCTGAACTACGCTCTGACGGTGCAAACAGCGATGCGGACATCGCGCCCCACCGTTGTCTTGCACCCCCAGTGGAACCGGGTGGCGATGGCCATTACTAACGCCATTCACCGTATCTATGACGGCGAAGATCCCCGCATCGCTGCCGATCAACTCCAGGCTACAGCCCTGCAATACCTGGCCCAGGCAACGGAGGTGCGATGA